The stretch of DNA CATCTGCAGTTGCGATTGTAATCTAAAACAGTAGTTCAATAATAGAGATGACCCATCATTAAATTGCACACGATACAAACTAAATAAATTCCTAATTTCATAACCATACAATGTTCGAAACTACAAATAAAGTCTCATACACATACGACAACCACATGAATAGGTAAAGCACATAAATAGTCcagcaataaaaaaaattcgtcACACACTTAGTCCAATCATATAGTGAGTCCATACAATTATAAATAAAACAAGCTAATCAGAGTCGCCTTCAATCAAAAGCTCTCCCCAACCATCATCACCACCATCTCCATCATCTTGGACTACAGCTTTTCCCTTTCTTACCTCAATTTGGGACACTATGACTTCTACTTCATCTGCATTCATTGACCACCACtcgtcatcatctccatcatcaaTAACGTGGTCATGCTTAGAAGCACTCTTCCCTTTGTCCTGTACTGCACTATTCCCTTGGTTATCGACTACAGGTGTGTCCACTGCTTTTCCTTTCCTGTCAGACGGGTGATCCTGGGCAGGTAAGTCTCATACAAGTGCCTTCATTGCCTCCATTTGAGTAGCTCTAACACCCAAAACCTCCGTGCTCGCAGATGACACATCCTTCTCAACGTTGGGCACCTTGTGTGGCAGATCGGGAACTAGGGCCTGCATTGCCTCCATCTGAGCCTCCTGAGCTAAATCCTccatcttttccatttcttccaTCCTCTTGTTAGACTccaatttctgaaaatattcTTCCCATGAACCCTTTGGGTATTTAGCTTCCGGATCAACAGTAAAATCTTTCTTTGCTCTTTCCTCCCTTAACCTCTgcctctccatctcctcctccttctccttcttctcataGTTTGCCAAAAGCTCCCTATCTGTGAGGGGCCGTGGGTACTTGCTTTGGTTCCTCCTCCAATAATGCAATCCTCAAGAATCGACTTTTCTGCTGCCTTCTTTCCATACTCACGCCGTAGGTCTTGGAGTACAGGCCCTGACAGAAATGACTCATGGGGCAAAGTAACTTGGTAATCCTTCCTTATCTTGAGTTTTCTATTTAAAGTGTCTCGAGATTTTCAAGGCTCTTTTGTTCTGCCCAATTGCAACATTAGCTCATACCGGCCTTCGAACCACTcccaatcacatgtccttccctccTGAAAAATTATTGATAGCCAAACATTCAGAAATGTTAATATACCAAATACTAGCACAATGACAGAATCATAAGGAATTTCAACTTTGTGGTTAATATACGAACCCAATACTCTCCGTAGTTATTGCCACAGTAATATCCGTAGCCAAGCTCAGAAGGAACTACGCCTTTTGTGGCAAGAATACCACACTTGCATCGAAGACTAGGAGTAGTTGTACATGGCCATGGCTTCTTCCCACTCTTAAATTCTCGCACTTCCTCTTCTGTCGGCCAATGAGATCTAGGACCATAAATATACTCATTGAAGTCACATGCTGGCCATCCATCCTGCATGACACATAACATTAGCGAGCATCTACTCCTGCAAAATTAAAGAATCAATGCTACGCTACATGACACTTACTCTAGTCTTTAGCGAGCATCTAAAAAAAGAGAGTGAACTTTGGAGGGACACCAATATTAAGACTTTGAAGTTTGCCACGAACACCGCAATGACATTTGGGAGGATTGTTCACACGATATATAGTagcttcttgcttctcttcctctgtCATAGGTGGTGGATTTGGCGGGGGAGGGACCCATCGTCTAAACTCATTGTACGCCCACGACTCTGACCGATAATAAGGAAACAACCGAATTCTAGGATCGAACTTATCCGGACCATCGATCCACTGAAAGAAAAGGCAGTGGCAAGGATTCAATGAATCATTCCACTTGTATATGTAGAATGGTCTACCGGCCGTCTTGGGATGCCTCGATTGCTTCACCTCTGCCTGCTGATTGCCCGGTTCACAACGACAGAATGGAACTGGAAGGGCAGGAGGGACTGGGGCATCCTCATCACACTCGGATGGGTACTGTCCACCACCAAGCAGCTTGTACCGGGCATCGCTCACTGCCATGTGCACTGCAGATACATAAATTCAATTGCCAtgtgaaataaaaaaacttatggaaacaaaaacaaaataattatggaAACAAAATATATACTAATTAAGCACAATATACCAGCGCTCAAAATTATTATGTACATTCCTAAAACTATGGAATAAAATTACATGTAACTCATATTAACATCCCCACCACTCAATCctagaaatcatattaatcgatgcatgcacgtactacctcacgtccaaatcGAAAGCATAGTACCATCTAAGTATAATCTAAAATCCTAATCATGAGAAAACTATCAACAACACCACCATTTCTCAAATCAAGAACCTAACCCTAATAAAAAAACCACCAATAACTACTAATGCACACGGTTTAACGATGAAATATTAGGGGCAATATCTTCGGGGAAGGGTGGGGAACGATTCCCCGTACTTTTTCCCCTCAAAAAATCCGATTTGGGGGGGGGGTCtggagggtggcggcggatgGCGACGACCCTGGACGCCCTGTGGTCGGGGTGGAGCGAGGGAAGGAAAGAgagggtgggggagaagggGCTGGCGGCCCAGGACATTGCccttgtcgcgccagcccgcatggcgcgacagtcttgtcgcgccagtgcatgtggcgcgacaggggGGCCACGTCATCTCCATCGCGGCGCAGCTCTGGCTCGGGCCACCAGCGTGGCCacactgtcgcgccacatgcactggcgcgacggAGGCTATCTGTCACGCCATGCGCGCTGGCGCGACCAAACGGACTACGCcctgcaaataaaaaaataatacgggttaaacttaaaatattattaaaaaaagattaaaaataaaaaaagtccATCTCATCTCAACTCTCTCCACGGGATTTGGGGGCATCATCAATCATGAGCAAAACAGCAGGCGAGCCGAATGATTACGCGCCGCTGCGTCTAATGGTTGCGCCGTTGAAGAAACAAGCCAGTGGATCCGAAAGGTACTTGGTTTTTTGAATCTTGCTTTCTTGTTcgttataaaaaaaaacttgttttCTTACGAGAAAATGAGAGTGATTAGGTTGGAATGCAGTCTTTTTGCAGGAGGAAAAAGTATTGATTTGCTCGCACGGTCTCTCGAAAGAATCCAGCCGTACGCCCTTGCATTGATTCAACTCACATGGACTCATCGGTCCGCTAATCTTGAACTGTGACCATTTGAGAAGAAGGCCTTGTAAATGGTAGTAGTAACTCATGGTAACACGGTAAAAAAATATGTGATACAGCTAAGTGTCGTATATTTCAGCTCGGATGGAGTATCCAGATCTTTGGAGAGTTCTGTACAAATGCAATCGTCCTCTTTTGTCTCCACCATGTCTATATTTATTCAAGTCATGTGAATTGGTTTTTTAAACTTCGAAAACATAAGATTCCTTTTACCATAACGCTTAATACTTTACATCAGCCCGTAACATCATCAGCTTAATTTTTCGTCTCTCGTCCAATTAGTTTTCTGACCTTCTGATCTCTAGAATCATGGATGTTTCGATACATCTAAACTTTTCTAAGATGATGTAACATTTCCATTGCTGTATATCATTTTTTCCCAACCGTATCCGTATGCAAGATAAGGTTACTTGTATGAGCAAACTAAGTGGATTTAAAAAGTAAGATTTTAGTTACAAGCAACAGCCAATTTAAATGTACAAAATTCTGAATCGTGGGGAATATTTATTGTAGAGTACACATGATCAAACAGATTGACCTGATACAATTTTGTGTTCCATATTtaacaaaagaaaatggaaatctTACACGTTAGAAGAGATGCGCATCTTCGTACTAAGAgagaataaaataaataaacaattgCCTTAACATGTCAAGCTGAAGAATAAAACACTCCGCTACAGCCAAAAGTCTAACGTGCAAAAGAAGAAGCAACCAACGACAGGATTCACAAATGATTGAAACCTCCACGACTGGAATTTTGGAAACCGGTCGTGATGCAAACTGGCTTGAAATTATTTCAGGACCACGCGAAATAAAACTAGCAGCAAATACTCCCTTCATACCCATAATTCTTGACGTTCTAGCCTACATGCGCGTTTTCTCAAAAGTTGACGTTCTGGCCGCGCGGGAGACTGGTTTGACGCGATTGCCCCTGTCCATTCGGTTCCACTCCCGCATGCATGCCGTCCGCTCCACTCCCGCATGGCAGTAGCATTGATATCGCGCGTGGGCCGGCTCTCCTCGTTTCTCTCCCGCGCGCATTGATCGCGCGCCTCCCTCGCGCTCCGTCTCCACACGCAGCCAGGAATATCCCTCGCTCCATCTCATTTGGCCAAGTGCCGCCATGGATTCCAGCCGGAAGCTCGATCACGGCTCGGCGTCGGTGTCCGCAGACTCGGATGAGACGTTCGCCGAGGACGTGTTCGTCGCCGAGGAGGTCCAGCCGGTCTCCGCGGACGTCGAGGTCGCCGCGGACTCCGTCGAGGTCGCCGCGGACTCCGTCGAGGTCGCCGCGGACTCCGTCGAGCTCGTCGCGGACTCCGTCCTGGAGGTCGTGGACTCCGTCGAGTTGGTGCTGGCCTCCGTCGAGCTCGTCGCGGACTCCGTTTTGGAGGTCGCTGACTCCGTCAAGtcaccgccgtcgtcgtcaactTCAtcaatgccgccgccgccgtcttccaGCGCCGGCAAGGGTGCGGTGTCGTCGTCATCTACAACATGTTCTACTTACCGATCGAAAAGCAAGGAAGCAAGGATGCAAAGAAACAAGAAAGCAAAGAAGCAAACTTACCGATGTCCTCCAGTAGAGGCTCGTTGAGGTCCAGTACAGGCACGTTTAGATCGAAGGCTATTTGTGCGGGtgttttgtttgtgttgcaATCCGGCCAGGTGTATAAATATACGGACCCAATCGTCGTCCAAGCCGAAAACAAGGAGCGGCACCAAAAACTTCCAGCGAAAACGCGAGCGCGAAAACATCCACCGAGCAAAAATCGCGAAAACAAGGAGCGGCAAAACGTCCAGCGAGCGCCACACCGAAAACGTGAGCGCGAACGGCAAAAATCGCAGGTCCAGCGACAGCCCCGCACAGAGCCACACCGAAAACGTGAGCGCGAACAGCAAAAATCGCAGGTCCAGCGACAGCCCCGCACAGAGCCATGCAGTCCCATGAAAAACCCAAGGCCGCGGGGAATCGAACCTGCGCCACGCCGGTGAAAGCAGCCACCACGCTGGGCTAGCCTGTCCGCCCTTGGTTTGTTTCTCGGGTGAAGCATACCGGAACTATATTTAATAGGGGTAGACAGGGAAAAATTACCTCTAATTGATGACTCCTTGGTTACCACAATCATGTCCTAAACGTCAAGAATTatgggtatggagggagtacatattGGCCTTGGGATGGGATACAGGTTCAGGTTCAGGTTCAGGTTCAGCGGGCATCACAGTAGGATTGGTAGTGTAGGAAGGCAGTCCAACTCAAGCCAACGGGTGGTGGATGGGTGCTGCAGCAGAAAAACGGTCCAGGTCTCGGTCCATGTCCATTATTCCCCCacgccctctcctcctccctcccaggTCCGTCTCGGTCACCCCGTTATAAATAGAGCGGGGATTCCCCACGCCCCCACACGCCTCccctctccagtctccactccAGTACTCCACCGCACTCTTCACCCACCCACCTCAGCCGCCTCGGCGGAGCGGCGCCATCGATCCATGGAGTTCTACGTCGACGAGAAGTGGAAGTTCTCCAAGAAGAGCCGGAACAACGGGAGCCGGCGCGTCCCgggcgccggggccggcggcggggaccaTTTCCTCAAGCGGTCGTCCAGCATGCGGGACGGCGTCCAGGCGATCGGCAGGCGCgggagcagcgccggcgccgcggcgggcggcgggtgcGGCGCGCCGCACCCGTCCTTCTCCAGCCGGTGCGCGGGGCTCGTCAAGGAGCAGCGCGCGCGCTTCTACATCATGCGCCGCTGCGTCACCATGCTCGTCTGCTGGAAGGACTGCTCgtagccgccgcggccggccggcgaagaAGCTCGGCCCCGCTCCCTCCCCTCGTCCTCCCACCCCGCAGTTTCTCCGCCAAGATCAGAGTGTCACGCTCACGCACGGGGGCACAAGCAAAGCGAGTGGCGCGGGGAAGAAGGCGGATTATTAGGTGATGTGTGTATAGATCAGTCCTGAATCCTGATAGGGagtcctcctcttcttcttcttcttttttttttacctcccGTTTCTGGGATGTTTTGTTGATTACTAGCGCTCGATTTGGTAGTACTCCGTAGTGAATAGTACAGTGCTTAGTGCTGCGATGTAGATGTGGAATCGTGGACAGTTTTGGGATCTCCTCCTTCAAGGAGATGGGGATCTGGGTTCTTTACAGCTGCAGATGCTTGCTGCCAAGGAGCCATCCATCACAGGCAGGCAGCTGAATGAAATCTAGTGGATCTTCTGTTGTACCACGACCACGGTGAAAAAGAAATGTTTTCACTGCCCATGTGCATGATGTCACTGCGGAGTATTTTTAACTTTATTTCTGGTTTGTTTCTCTTGTCACTTCTTTCTCTGGGTGTGAACAGCGATTAACGAAAGGGAGATGCGAATGAAACAGCCACAAGCAAAGAGTTGGAGAttgtatttcaaaaaaaaagaaaaaaaaagaaagaaaaaaaagagttaGAGATCAGGGGAGGGGGATCCCAGGGATGGATGACTCATGCATGACTGGGTGGTGATAGTGAGGGGAGAAGACGACTGGAGAAGAGCTGGCAAATGCAAGCAAGAGGCATCATACGGATGAGGAAGAGCAGGAGCAGGCAGCCAGGGCAGTAAATGGGGCTGGTGACGGTGATGGCACCCCCTTTTTTCCTCACCCTTTTGGGACTGCCATTTCCGGCGTGGCCATCTGACGACCTCCATTATTGCACTTGCTTGCTGCTCCCGCTCCTCGTTCAGCAGCTCCTCATCTCCAATCTTCACCTCACCTTGGAGCTCTCTGGCTCTCCGCCCAGCAAGCACGCAGAGGCGCACATGTTAGCAGCGAGAGAAGACTGCAGGGGATGTACTAGCCCTCCACGCTGATCTGAGCCCAAATCACTTGTTAATTGGCCGCGGCAATCAGATTACGTCAGCCGCCAGTGCCTTGATCCCATTTGTTAATTGCCGGGGATGAGTTGGAACGGTCGATTTGGGGGCATCAAACAATGTGCTCCTGCCTCGGCTTTGGCCGTGGGTGACAGGGTGAGTTGGgccacctcccctcctcctcctcctcacagTCCCAGCCTCTCTCCGTTGTAAAAAGAGGCCCCCCCGCGCGCTCCCCTGCTGATCAACAGAGCGCCCGCATGCATGCAGGCGAAATTATGTGTGCTGGTGTCGCCACCCAcctgcacggcggcgccgccattgGCCGAGCTCCCCTGCGCCCTCTCTGCCGCCGCCTGCGCTTGCCCGGTGGTGGATCCATgggcggcgctggcgcaggCAGCGCCACACGACGACCCGTGACCTCACAGTCACAGCGCGgcaggcagcggcagcggcagcggcagcggcaggagAGGCGTCTACCGCCGACGGATACACCTGAAACTGCCTGCCTGACGGGCAACTGTGCCCGTGCGCTCCCGCCAAGATACGGGGCTGCCGTCGCCGCGACCGGTGGCGGATCTCTTGGTCTGATTCGATGATGCGGTGGCATCTTCTCGCCAAGCGAGGGCACGGCAGAACCTGACCTTAGCGCACTGGCCTGGACTCTGGACTCTGGACTCTGGAGCAGTTATGTACGAGACCGAATTGCCAAAACAAACTTTTTACAGGCTCTCGACTGAAAACCGATCGAAATTTCAGCGGAGCACaccccgtttagttccaaaactTTTCCTACAGTATTTgtcgcatcgaatttttggacacatgcatgaagtattaaatataattaaaaaataactaattacacagtctaattgattagcacaagataaatcttttaaacctaattagtccataattggacattatttgttaagtaacaacgaaatatgttACAGtattaaaacccaaactttttcaccaactaaacacacccgaaTGGTGCCAGGCCACCAGCAAAAGCGAAATCTCCCTGTATTTTCCACAGGAGCTGGGAACATGACACTGACCTTACGGTGAGCATGTAGGTCCAAATCCTGGGCTCGCACGCAGCAAATCCAGCAGTCGCAAGCAATGAGGGGTTGGTGGCCGGCGAAGCTTGGGGAGCTGTCGTGGCGAGCTGGAAGAAGCTCCGGCGCGCACTTCATCTTCGGATCACGCAGAGGGCTCGTTTTCTGAAGGCAAAGAAACCCACGCCCAACGCAGTATTCTACGATATCTGCGGCTGCCCCTGCCCGATTTCCCACGAGACAGCCCGAATCGCCTTGCAGAATGTAGCAAAGTCGGGTCAAGGAGACGTGCGCTTTTAGGCGCGCGATCGAGGCTGCCCATCCTCGACGCCTCCTTTCCGCACCGATCTGAACATGAGATGGAAGTTTCAGACCACGCATGAAAATGGGCACGATACGTTTCCTACGAAACCGAGCAGAAGGATCAACACCAACAGCGCGCACAGCAGCTGCCAGCTGCGTTTAGATGTTTTTCCCTATCAAATTGTACAGAAAATCGAACTTGCTCGTGCAAATGTACCGCGGAAATGTCTTCGAAACCTTTTCCTACAAATCTCGAAGCACAACATGTTCAATacaaactcttttttttttttgaaacggggAGCCTACGAACGTTGGCCCCTCCTTTAAGGAGTGCTCTCAGCGGTAGAGCAAAAGGGCACGAGTGATTGAACACGGTGTGCCTCCCAGCTGCCCCTCCCGTGTCTCCTCCCCACGCCCTACCCCTTAGCCGCGAGACACTCCATGTGCCCGCTCCAAACACTGACGCGACGTCCCGCGCCCCCAGCTCGCTCCTCGCTCCCGCCCAGCGATGGAAAACTCGCCTGGCGTTACGGCTCAAATCATTCATCGATACGGCAGcgctctcttctcttctctgctATCCTATCCCCCAACCGATCGCGCGCGCAGCGATACAACACAGTGTCACCGCGAAGCCTACCGCGGCGACACCGACCGAGGGAGTGCTGCGTGGATCAACTTGTTTGCGCAGGCAAAGCGGGTGAAATTTTCGTCACGGCGCTTTGGGGGTTTTTTTGGCTGGTGTGCTGATCGTGTCTGCTCTTTTGGGGCCTACGGGCGATCGCCGAAGCGCGGCAGTGCTCATGGACTCATGGCCACCGGGAGGAAAAGGCGCCGGTGTTCGTGGGCATTTCGCCGAATACGCGTCGCCGATCGCGGGAGATTAGATTCATGGATTGGGTGGTGGTGGATAAGACAGGCGTGTAAGCTGGCTCGGTCTGATACGTTTCAGCATTTCGCTGATTGCTTATTGTCGGTACCCAGGACTGGgtacccctcttgctgtgtctataGGTAAGAAGagctttgtagttatccttaactacgtccagcagccgaacccctgcggtccggaagctctgttcacccgacaacggtcccggacccgtcctctGGTTGGGAAAAGTCcaggagcaccacgtgttccggaagaagcaggcgctcagcccgaacagccggggctccggacctcccgtggaggtccggatccccgcggaatcccggaccccctttggggtctcggaccccccggacccctcgccaagggaaggaatcgacactccgcctcggggtggtccggagctgccacgtgtctgcaagcacagacacgtatataaagccgcttggtctccatattaaggttcacctaccgctgtattcattgcggtaggaggacggtccgcattgatgtagcagaagccgaggcgattctttgaccagggggcactattgatcgcgtattaccaagatgcatagtggggctgctggcgccgcccacgccgcgtctgtcagtctgccataacagatggatacgacggctcggcttcacccattatgacgcctacataatagcctcaacaggtcacgccgcaagctacgttcccccaacgggcaccttgctgacgggacaagagaagaccacccttcgtcagagggtcagcagggcatggaagcatatcggaggaaagattcgtaaccactgtagccatttaaatactctgcgcagtatgctgcacagtcacgttaggcccacttgtcgggggccccaacgtcctatgtatccgcaccccttggtctataaaagggggcacccgctagaagaaaaactcaggctgggtaaaagccaaggcccggcagaggatagattcatacacaaccaagatcaatacctctcccagtggatgtagggtattatgttccggcggcccgaaccactctagatcgtgtgttcttgtgtgcttgtctcagagctagatcagcccaatcacctagtaccttcccgagtaccccctctctgggaatagacGGGTGggctccgccacccggcagtGGGTCTCCTAGAAATCCCACAGACACTTATACTACGAGATGGCGTGTTTAGTTACTTGGAGATGGCATCATCGGTAGCTTTGCTTTTGGTAACGGGGAAGGGAAATGTTGTCCGCCCGTGGCAACAGAATCTTTCTGAATTCTGACCTTTTCTAGTATCAGCAAGAGCCCGAGAGCCCGAACTTCACGCCCCCACGTTCGTTTGACCACATTAATTAGCGTAGTAGCCTCTTCTTCCAGTTTTCCTTTTGCAATGTTTCTTTTTTAGGCCTTTTTCTTGGGGATGAGTTCGGGAGCAGCAGAGCAACACGTCCGTTCTTCTCTTAGCTCTTCCGTTGCATCTGCAAAACTAAGTGGCCAAGCCCCCAGTGAATAGCAATCATCCAGCAAAGCGTATTGGTGGCAACCAGCTGCAGGTCACCGAGGCGGCCAGGCCTGAATAGCTCCTCCTCTCCGCGGCAACAGCAGTGCGACAAGACAGGAAGGAGAAATAGGCAAATAGCACGAGGGCAAAGCCGGTGGGGGTTATCCGGTGATCCTGTTGTGGTCTCCTGCAAGCGAGCTCGCCCTCCGGAACGAGAAAGAACGCGTGCCAGAACGAAAAAAGTCGGCACTGCCGCGGTGACCGCACAGCTCAAGGATCACCCCGAGCTCTCTGAACAGAGTCCACGATCCACTCCACGCAACGCAAAAGCCAGGACCAGGCGGCGGGGGCAACCACAGCCCACAGGTCCGCAACCACCCGGCAACGCAGCATGGTCCTCCCGTCCCGACTCCCTGCCGGATGCAACCTCGAGTCCCATACCCCCCTTGACCCCCCCGTGCGCCTGATGGAACGTGCCACCAGCAGCCGGCCCGTGTGGCCCGAGGCTGAGGGCGGGGGACGTGAAAACTCAGGAGCGCGATGAATCGGCGAACTGGTAACGTGGGACATGAgcgtgcacggcggcgcggtcgtCGAATCAAAGCCTATCCGATCGGCGAGCTCGCGCCCGTGCGTTCACCTTCCgtgcgcgcgcgtggagcgaaGACCATTCCTGTATGTTCACTTGCCTTGCGCGCGGGCTCCTCCTCTCTACCGCACCCGATTCCCCTCCGCACCGGCCGGTCTTGTCTCGTCACCGACCCGCGCCGCATTAaactcgccggcgcggccggtTGCCTTGCCCTTCCACCGCGCGCGCTCCGATCCACACGCACCCCCCTCGTGCCGCCGTGCGCGGCCGGGCGGGCAACCAAGCAAGCGCCGGCGGCAGCTGCGCTGCACGGACACACTCTCAcgcgcacggcacggcacggcacgcccCCTCCCTCCAACATGTGCGGACACGTtgggggcggcggtggaacCCGTGCGTCGAGGCACCGGCGCCGCCCAAAACCTCACGagcgaggcgccggcggcgcgcgccccaCCGGGCCGAGGGGCTCCCCGCCCCACCGCCCCTCTCGCGGTCGCGCTGGTGCCCTGCCCGCCCGGCCGAAACGAACGTGCGCGCGACAGGAAACAGGATCCGTGCCGTGACGCTGACCGTTGACCTGCCACAGTCCAGATCCCACTTGCAGGAGGCTTGCTGGGCCCACGAGTAGCGCGGACGGAGTCGTCgagccggcggcagcggggaaGAGAAGGGCCGCAGCATCGCACGTGGGGGTGGTGGGCCCGAGCGGCCCCGCGCGCTCCCCCACCAACCGGACCTGGATCAGCCCGGGCGTGACGGACCTGACCGCAAGCGGGCCCCACCTCCTCCGGCGCCCGGGCGGACTGCGAGGGTCGCGGGTCACGTCGCCCGccgcgcggcccagcccgcCACGTCGGGGCGGGCGGGGGAGCCGGGCCACGTGCGGCGGGGCCCGGCAGCGGGTGCTGTTCGGCGCGCTCGCTGGCGCTCGCCGCCCGGGGGAGACAGCGACGAGGGAGGAAGCGGCCGCGCCGGAACGGGTGGCTCACATGAACGGCGACAGGTTTCACACGCTCGGGCGCCGCTAGCTTCTCGCCGATCTTTCCTGGGGGCTCCCGCCCGGCTGGAAAATCTGCCGGTGGGGTGCCGAGGGGATTCAGGTGCCGCGCCTGGGCTGGGATACGCGCGCACGTAGCGCTGCCGTTTTGGATCCATGCGACCGTGCGCATGATGACTGACACGGTGGCGACTACGAGCCCCCGTGCGCGGGGATGCTGCGGCGGGGGTCATGATTCCGGCGACGGGCAGCGGCAGGGAGTTGGTGGTTTTGACTATTTCTGTCTGGAGAGTGGAGACTGACCGCGCACGcaccccacgccgccgccctgcacTGCTCGCCGTCGCAGATGCTGCTGCCGGCGACTAGACTCCAGAAGGCGTAGATTCTTGACCGGCAGGGTGT from Panicum virgatum strain AP13 chromosome 9K, P.virgatum_v5, whole genome shotgun sequence encodes:
- the LOC120652852 gene encoding uncharacterized protein LOC120652852 produces the protein MEFYVDEKWKFSKKSRNNGSRRVPGAGAGGGDHFLKRSSSMRDGVQAIGRRGSSAGAAAGGGCGAPHPSFSSRCAGLVKEQRARFYIMRRCVTMLVCWKDCS